One genomic region from bacterium CG_4_10_14_0_2_um_filter_33_32 encodes:
- a CDS encoding orotidine-5'-phosphate decarboxylase, with the protein MKKNSRIIIALDDMTIPDALRLAEKTGSKVWGFKVNSLYSQNPEVVKMLKPFGKVFVDMKIHDIPKTAALHAEKQLNHGADIINCHVSGGVKMMRYIRTVTNVNHALVIAVTVLTSLDKDDCEDIYGEKNVLRKVMHFAEMALDNAVLDGIVCSPNEVRGIKEEWGDRCIAIIPGIRLVGDDTEDQKRLDTPYNAIMNGADLLVIGSSITKAEDPVEAVDIINEQIEKALQEIKR; encoded by the coding sequence TTGAAAAAAAATAGCAGAATAATCATTGCTTTAGATGATATGACAATTCCGGATGCATTGAGACTAGCGGAAAAAACTGGGAGTAAAGTATGGGGGTTTAAAGTAAATTCTTTATATTCACAAAATCCTGAAGTAGTTAAAATGTTAAAGCCTTTTGGTAAGGTATTTGTTGATATGAAGATTCACGATATACCAAAAACGGCTGCTTTGCATGCAGAAAAGCAGCTAAATCATGGCGCTGATATTATTAACTGTCATGTTTCAGGTGGCGTTAAAATGATGAGATACATTAGAACGGTTACGAATGTGAATCATGCCCTAGTAATAGCAGTTACAGTTTTAACCAGTCTTGATAAAGATGACTGTGAAGATATATATGGTGAGAAAAATGTGTTACGTAAAGTTATGCATTTTGCGGAGATGGCATTAGATAATGCTGTTTTGGATGGGATTGTTTGTTCTCCAAATGAAGTTAGAGGAATCAAAGAAGAATGGGGAGACAGATGTATTGCAATAATTCCAGGTATTCGTTTGGTTGGTGATGACACAGAAGATCAAAAACGCCTAGATACCCCATACAATGCCATAATGAATGGCGCTGATTTGTTAGTTATCGGTAGTTCTATAACAAAAGCAGAAGATCCAGTTGAGGCTGTAGATATAATTAACGAACAGATTGAAAAAGCTTTACAGGAAATTAAGAGGTGA